The following are from one region of the Mauremys reevesii isolate NIE-2019 linkage group 2, ASM1616193v1, whole genome shotgun sequence genome:
- the ZBTB14 gene encoding zinc finger and BTB domain-containing protein 14 → MEFFISMSESIKYNDDDHKTVFLKTLNEQRLEGEFCDIAIVVEDVKFRAHRCVLAACSTYFKKLFKKLEVDSSSVIEIDFLRSDIFEEVLNYMYTAKISVKKEDVNLMMSSGQILGIRFLDKLCSQKRDVSSPEENAQSKSKYCLKINRSIGESNDNQDDEVEEIGDHDDSPSDVTVEGTPPSQEDGKSPTNTLRVQEAILKELGSEEVRKVNCYGQEVEPMETTESKDLGSQTPQALTFNDGISEVKDEQTPGWTTAAADMKFEYLLYGHREQIACQACGKTFTDEARLRKHEKLHTADRPFVCEMCTKGFTTQAHLKEHLKIHTGYKPYSCEVCGKAFIRAPDLKKHERVHSNERPFACHMCDKAFKHKSHLKDHERRHRGEKPFVCSSCTKAFAKASDLKRHENNMHSERKQITTANAIQSETEQLQAAAMAAEAEQQLETIACN, encoded by the exons ATG GAGTTTTTCATCAGTATGTCTGAAAGCATTAAATATAATGATGATGATCACAAAACTGTGTTTCTGAAAACATTAAATGAACAACGTCTGGAAGGAGAATTTTGTGACATAGCTATTGTGGTAGAAGATGTGAAATTCAGAGCGCACCGGTGTGTGCTTGCTGCATGCAGTACCtacttcaaaaagcttttcaaGAAACTGGAGGTTGATAGCTCATCAGTAATAGAGATAGATTTCCTTCGTTCTGATATATTTGAAGAGGTTCTAAATTATATGTATACTGCAAAGATTTCAGTTAAGAAGGAAGATGTAAATTTGATGATGTCATCAGGTCAGATTCTTGGTATTAGGTTTTTGGATAAACTTTGTTCTCAGAAACGTGATGTATCTAGTCCCGAAGAAAACGCCCAATCCAAGAGTAAGTATTGTCTGAAAATAAATCGTTCTATTGGAGAATCTAATGATAACCAAGATGATGAGGTTGAGGAAATTGGAGATCATGATGATAGCCCATCAGATGTAACAGTAGAAGGAACTCCTCCAAGTCAGGAAGATGGGAAATCCCCTACTAATACATTAAGAGTTCAAGAAGCAATTCTAAAAGAGTTGGGGAGTGAAGAGGTTCGAAAAGTAAACTGCTATGGTCAAGAAGTGGAGCCCATGGAAACAACTGAATCAAAAGACTTAGGATCTCAAACCCCTCAAGCTCTAACATTTAATGATGGCATAAGTGAAGTGAAAGATGAACAGACGCCAGGATGGACAACAGCAGCTGCTGACATGAAGTTTGAGTATTTGCTTTATGGTCACAGGGAACAAATTGCATGCCAAGCATGTGGTAAGACATTTACTGATGAAGCACGATTGAGAAAACATGAAAAGCTCCATACTGCTGATAGACCATTTGTTTGTGAAATGTGCACTAAAGGGTTTACCACACAGGCTCACTTGAAAGAGCACCTGAAAATCCATACAGGTTACAAGCCTTATAGCTGTGAGGTGTGCGGAAAGGCTTTTATTCGAGCTCCAGATCTGAAAAAGCATGAAAGAGTCCATAGTAATGAAAGGCCATTTGCATGCCATATGTGTGATAAAGCTTTCAAGCACAAGTCCCATCTAAAAGATCATGAAAGAAGACACCGAGGGGAAAAACCTTTTGTCTGCAGCTCTTGCACTAAAGCATTTGCTAAAGCATCTGATCTAAAAAGGCATGAGAACAATATGCACAGTGAAAGGAAACAAATTACTACAGCCAACGCCATCCAAAGTGAAACAGAACAGTTACAGGCGGCAGCCATGGCAGCTGAAGCAGAGCAGCAACTTGAAACTATAGCTTGTAATTAA